The genome window ATCGTCCTGATTTTGATCTCCAAGCGATTCGTGTTGATCTGGCAGCGATAAGTTGCCAAGAGAAAATTTCCGACCTGTGTGAGATTCCACAAAACAATTTAGTTGTTGGTGCGGGGTTGAACGAACCTACGGTACGATCCGAATCGCTGTAGCTGACCACCGCGGAATTTTTTTCGACGTCAAGCAAGTCGACGGGGACGTTGCTCTGCAAGAGAATGTTGTCGATGGCGGTGGGGACTTCCATCGTTAAAATGTAAGTTGCCGTCTCTTTCGacaaaacaaactaaaaaaatattgtttgtgTCGCATTCGGGTGGTACCACATCAACACGAGACGTTTAAGCTCTGCCCAGAGTGGTACCAAGTGGGGTACCACATCTTTACGAGCTTACACAATTAATTGTACGTACTGAGTCCTTGATGGAGAGCAGGGGAATCGCCGAGAGCTCCTCGAAGAAGGATTGCGTCGAGCTCTGGTACTTCTCCCTCTCTTTCCCCACCTTGACCTGCAGGTCCTCTATGTCACCCCTGAAACAATGAAATCAATCGCGCTTCGACTGATCGACCGCCCTACTTAAGCCTGCTGATCTTGGTACTAGTTTCCTGCGAGAAAATGTAGTTCCCTACGGTACTATCTCCCCCGACGTTTTTGTCCACCGCTTCGGTGGTCAACCCGAAGACCCTTCCGGTGTAGGTCACGACCAGAATCTCGTCGAATCCTTGCGTACCCACAACTCCGCATTGCAATGACGAAACACTTTCGTTGCAGTTCTGCAAGAGGAAAGTGAGAGTGGCAATGATCTTGATCATCGCAAAAACTCGTTTGAAAAATGGTGTCGGTTCTCGTTTTTTGTCTGCGCGAGGAATGGGTCGATGCATCGGCCAAGGTCGTACTATCGACTAACTGTCACTCACGTGCGAATAGATCAAGATGGATGCGTCCATCTTGTCGGCGACGTTGATGATGTACGCCTCGATGGTACCGTCTTGTCTGCCCACGATCAGATTTTTGGTACCGTTCCCGGTCATGTCGTACGCATCCAGGCAAGAAATGGTACTCGCGTTGGAGCCGTCGATCAGCCACCGGTCGAAACCGTGCTGCCTAGCAGAAACAAACCAATAAGAGATCTGAACGAGTACAGGGGTGGTACTCTGGTACTTTTCCACGTCTAAGATCCCGACTCGTCCGTCGACGGTACCGAACAGGATGGTTTTGGTACTGTCTTCTTCGAGGATGTGGAGGAGGGTCGGGGCGCTCTCCACTTCCATGCTAAGGGTTACCCTCGCGTGTTCCAGCGCCCTAATCATGCGACCTTCGCACGCTATCAGCGACATCAATCTACGAGTCTGGActaatgattattttttttatttgtgcaGTGCTGGCGGCTACCTTGTCAGCGTAAAAAGCGATGACATCGACGATTCGGTCGCCGCACAAGTACGAACCCACATCCTTGCAGTCTCTGTAATGGTTGTAGATGTGCTTCCCGCAGAGGAACAAATCATTCCCTAAAACAAACCTGCCacagattttttcatttttcaagtGAAGTAGTACCAACATCGAGGTGACGGTTTCGGTCATCCCCGAGTCGAACGTCAGGAACAGTTTGCCCTTCTTGGTGTACCCTTTGACCTCGTTCTCCGCAGCGACAAATATCTTGTCGGTGGGGCTCCCTTCAAGTACAAATCGTTTGATTGGGGCGCGCTAAGAACTGAGTGGGTGGTTACCTATGGCGCCACCTAGCTGCAACGACGAGATTTTAGGGCCCGGCAGCGTTTTGAAGTGGAGCTGGATGTCTTCTTTTTTAATCGAGAATATCTGGAGGATTCCATCGT of Tenebrio molitor chromosome 6, icTenMoli1.1, whole genome shotgun sequence contains these proteins:
- the LOC138133360 gene encoding Bardet-Biedl syndrome 7 protein homolog isoform X2 codes for the protein MELELSRIDYTLVGITSTNCLKLLPPSVSKEPQKVAVADNDGILQIFSIKKEDIQLHFKTLPGPKISSLQLGGAIGSPTDKIFVAAENEVKGYTKKGKLFLTFDSGMTETVTSMFVLGNDLFLCGKHIYNHYRDCKDVGSYLCGDRIVDVIAFYADKTRRLMSLIACEGRMIRALEHARVTLSMEVESAPTLLHILEEDSTKTILFGTVDGRVGILDVEKQHGFDRWLIDGSNASTISCLDAYDMTGNGTKNLIVGRQDGTIEAYIINVADKMDASILIYSHNCNESVSSLQCGVVGTQGFDEILVVTYTGRVFGLTTEAVDKNVGGDSTVGNYIFSQETSTKISRLKGDIEDLQVKVGKEREKYQSSTQSFFEELSAIPLLSIKDSFVLSKETATYILTMEVPTAIDNILLQSNVPVDLLDVEKNSAVVSYSDSDRTVGNFLLATYRCQINTNRLEIKIRTIEGQHGVLQAYVTPLVQPKCSRLQQYEIKPLSLHYRIYKFDESRIFNTLTIKGTFSLAEIHTWLSQCLPEVPEKPQISENTELYFESTLLGTILQGTYQKGEAFFKSDNVSTISILKEFLTKEATKKKIKIEISSSINDESINHVIKLIEPKLVKQKMISNNVTLLDALNELEVNDEESLGCLSGKYKDLLVNEKGLRAEFQEQPDYLDRLYGIVSDLYVDYNKFKGCNVKSKLVRLREILDDYSYDALILFFRPDLAK
- the LOC138133360 gene encoding Bardet-Biedl syndrome 7 protein homolog isoform X1; this encodes MELELSRIDYTLVGITSTNCLKLLPPSVSKEPQKVAVADNDGILQIFSIKKEDIQLHFKTLPGPKISSLQLGGAIGSPTDKIFVAAENEVKGYTKKGKLFLTFDSGMTETVTSMFVLGNDLFLCGKHIYNHYRDCKDVGSYLCGDRIVDVIAFYADKTRRLMSLIACEGRMIRALEHARVTLSMEVESAPTLLHILEEDSTKTILFGTVDGRVGILDVEKYQSTTPVLVQISYWFVSARQHGFDRWLIDGSNASTISCLDAYDMTGNGTKNLIVGRQDGTIEAYIINVADKMDASILIYSHNCNESVSSLQCGVVGTQGFDEILVVTYTGRVFGLTTEAVDKNVGGDSTVGNYIFSQETSTKISRLKGDIEDLQVKVGKEREKYQSSTQSFFEELSAIPLLSIKDSFVLSKETATYILTMEVPTAIDNILLQSNVPVDLLDVEKNSAVVSYSDSDRTVGNFLLATYRCQINTNRLEIKIRTIEGQHGVLQAYVTPLVQPKCSRLQQYEIKPLSLHYRIYKFDESRIFNTLTIKGTFSLAEIHTWLSQCLPEVPEKPQISENTELYFESTLLGTILQGTYQKGEAFFKSDNVSTISILKEFLTKEATKKKIKIEISSSINDESINHVIKLIEPKLVKQKMISNNVTLLDALNELEVNDEESLGCLSGKYKDLLVNEKGLRAEFQEQPDYLDRLYGIVSDLYVDYNKFKGCNVKSKLVRLREILDDYSYDALILFFRPDLAK